One genomic window of Ictalurus punctatus breed USDA103 chromosome 23, Coco_2.0, whole genome shotgun sequence includes the following:
- the LOC108256258 gene encoding mucin-2-like, translated as MYRRGSRFVLDTRAPRHVLLPRGYPQSHQIQARHFYPSSHLVMLPRFYPPPPVMNQHHSFIPPVQFEDGSMITPRAPATDVLTRDEQMAPVSTLPLERQLTSNLPPGQRRDAVPDVSSPTPPTPSHLTGGEIMKAEKPVTSTAPTPTPLTGGEIMKAEEPMTSKAPTPTPLTGGDIMKAEKPMTSTAPTPTPLIGGEIMEAVEPVTSTAPTPTPLTRGEIMEAVEAETSTAQLHHLSLRQRLWRQWRQRRTQSQLQQLSLGLRLWRQRRQRRPQPQLQHVSLGQRVWRQRHPQPQLQHISLDQRVWRQRPPQPQLQQVSLGLRLWRQRNPRRLQPPFLHLPPWV; from the exons ATG tatCGGAGAGGTTCTCGCTTCGTGCTAGATACAAGGGCACCCCGCCATGTCCTCCTACCTCGCGGCTACCCTCAGTCCCACCAAATCCAGGCACGCCATTTCTACCCCTCATCCCACCTCGTCATGCTACCCCGATtctaccccccacccccagtcATGAATCAACACCACTCCTTCATCCCACCTGTCCAG ttTGAAGATGGCAGTATGATCACTCCTCGGGCTCCTGCCACTGACGTGCTCACACGCG ATGAACAAATGGCACCTGTGTCCACATTACCGCTTGAGCGTCAGCTCACCTCCAATCTGCCTCCTGGCCAACGCAGGGATGCAGTGCCTGATGTATCTTCACCCACACCCCCAACTCCTTCACATCTCACAGGGGGGGAGATAATGAAGGCAGAGAAGCCTGTGACATCCACAGCCCCAACTCCTACACCTCTCACAGGGGGTGAGATAATGAAGGCAGAGGAGCCCATGACATCCAAAGCCCCAACTCCTACACCTCTCACAGGGGGTGATATAATGAAGGCAGAGAAGCCCATGACATCCACAGCCCCAACTCCTACACCTCTCATAGGAGGTGAGATAATGGAGGCAGTGGAGCCAGTGACATCCACAGCCCCAACTCCTACACCTCTCACAAGAGGTGAGATAATGGAGGCAGTGGAGGCAGAGACATCCACAGCCCAACTCCATCACCTCTCACTTAGGCAGAGATTGTGGAGGCAGTGGAGGCAGAGACGTACACAGTCCCAACTCCAACAGCTCTCACTTGGGCTGAGATTATGGAGGCAGAGGAGGCAGAGACGTCCACAGCCCCAACTCCAACACGTCTCACTTGGGCAGAGAGTATGGAGGCAGAGACATCCACAGCCCCAACTCCAACACATCTCACTCGATCAGAGAGTATGGAGGCAGAGACCTCCACAGCCCCAACTCCAACAAGTCTCACTTGGGCTGAGATTATGGAGGCAGAGGAACCCGAGACGTCTACAGCCCCCATTCCTACACCTCCCACCTTGGGTGTGA